The following coding sequences lie in one Miscanthus floridulus cultivar M001 chromosome 9, ASM1932011v1, whole genome shotgun sequence genomic window:
- the LOC136480647 gene encoding uncharacterized protein: protein MDCVVKSWIVATLTDDLTEIISAQGSTARHAWLAVESQFLGNREARSIHLETRFRNFIQGDLSVTDYYYLLKKMADDLMALGEVIIDRTLILNVIRGLNKRFSHVEALLRHSRPFPTFLEAHDDLILEELTLENKKESPATALAASTCSKLL, encoded by the coding sequence ATGGACTGCGTTGTCAAGTCCTGGATCGTCGCCACCCTCACCGATGACCTTACCGAGATCATCTCCGCCCAGGGCTCCACTGCCCGGCATGCCTGGCTCGCCGTTGAGTCACAGTTCCTCGGCAACCGGGAGGCTCGCTCCATCCACCTTGAGACGCGGTTTCGCAACTTCATCCAGGGCGACCTCTCCGTCACCGACTACTACTACCTACTGAAGAAGATGGCTGACGACCTCATGGCTCTTGGCGAAGTGATCATCGACCGCACCCTCATCCTTAACGTGATCCGTGGCCTCAACAAGCGCTTCAGCCATGTCGAGGCCCTCTTGCGCCACAGCCGGCCCTTCCCCACCTTCCTGGAGGCTCATGATGACCTCATCCTCGAGGAACTCACATTAGAGAACAAGAAGGAGTCCCCTGCCACTGCTCTCGCTGCCTCCACCTGCAGCAAGCTCCTCTAG